A window of Choloepus didactylus isolate mChoDid1 chromosome 21, mChoDid1.pri, whole genome shotgun sequence contains these coding sequences:
- the TMEM184A gene encoding transmembrane protein 184A isoform X9, which yields MGVTGTRRQRPRPRPGHWELLPAAPLSSTAPLGVHPPSPLQMSNASGLPAAAGAPLVSALPTSRQMDGAWNSSQAAPTLFLTSALARSLSGLFVWAALLLTGHQIYLHLRSYTVPSEQRYIVRLLFLVPVYAFDSWLSLLLLGGHQYYVYFDSVRDCYEAFVIYSFLSLCFQYLGGESAIMAEIRGKPVESSCLYGTCCLRGLSYSIGFLRFCKRATLQFCVVKPAMALTTIILQAFGKYNDGDFKELLRPFEPVLKFLTIKAIIFLSFWQGLLLAVLERCGAIPEARAIDRSRVGAGTLATGYQNFIICIEMLFAAVALRYAFSCQAYAEKRRNLPAPAAPMQSISSGLRETMSPRDIVQDAVHNFSPAYQHYTQQATHEAPAPSQCGHPSPSAHPGVAGGSGRGRSRNVEKSLLIPPEEL from the exons ATGGGCGTTACAGGGACCAGAAGGCAGAGGCCAAGGCCAAGGCCAGGACACTGGGAG CTGCTTCCTGCTGCACCTTTGTCCTCCACTGCCCCGCTTGGGGTGCACCCTCCCTCACCCCTGCAGATGAGTAATGCCTCGGGGCTCCCTGCCGCAGCTGGGGCGCCCCTGGTGTCAGCCCTGCCCACCAGCCGGCAGATGGACGGCGCGTGGAACAGCTCCCAGGCCGCCCCCACGCTCTTCCTCACCTCGGCGCTGGCCCGCAGCCTCTCGGGCCTCTTCGTGTGGGCTGCGCTGCTGCTCACCGGCCACCAG ATCTACCTGCACCTGCGCTCCTACACGGTGCCCAGCGAGCAGCGCTACATCGTCCGGCTGCTCTTCCTGGTTCCCGTCTACGCCTTCGACTCCTGGCTCAGCCTCCTCCTCCTGGGGGGCCACCAGTACTACGTCTACTTCGACTCGGTGCGGGACTGCTACGAGG CCTTTGTCATTTACAGCTTCCTGAGCCTCTGCTTCCAGTACCTGGGGGGCGAGAGCGCCATCATGGCCGAGATCCGGGGAAAGCCCGTCGA GTCCAGCTGCCTCTATGGCACCTGCTGCCTGCGTGGCCTGTCCTACTCCATCGGCTTCCTGCGCTTCTGCAAGCGG GCCACCCTGCAGTTCTGCGTGGTGAAGCCAGCCATGGCCCTGACCACCATCATCCTGCAGGCCTTCGGCAAGTACAACGACGGGGATTTCAA GGAGCTCCTGCGGCCCTTCGAGCCTGTGCTCAAGTTCCTCACCATCAAGGCCATcatcttcctctccttctggcaGG GACTGCTGCTGGCCGTCCTGGAGCGGTGTGGGGCCATCCCCGAGGCCCGGGCCATCGACAGGAGCAGGGTGGGCGCCGGGACACTGGCCACCGGCTACCAGAACTTCATCATCTGCATCGAGATGTTGTTCGCGGCTGTGGCGCTGCGCTACGCCTTCTCCTGCCAGGCGTACGCGGAGAAGAGACGGAACTTGCCAG CCCCCGCGGCCCCCATGCAGAGCATCTCCAGTGGCCTCAGGGAGACCATGAGCCCGCGGGACATCGTGCAGGACGCCGTCCACAACTTCTCGCCCGCCTACCAGCACTACACACAGCAGGCCACGCACGAGGCCCCCGCGCCCAGCCAGTGCGGGCACCCCTCACCCAGCGCCCACCCTGGGGTGGCCGGTGGCTCCGGCAGGGGCAGGAGCCGCAACGTGGAGAAGAGTCTGCTGATCCCCCCAGAGGAGCTGTAG
- the TMEM184A gene encoding transmembrane protein 184A isoform X8: MGVTGTRRQRPRPRPGHWELLPAAPLSSTAPLGVHPPSPLQMSNASGLPAAAGAPLVSALPTSRQMDGAWNSSQAAPTLFLTSALARSLSGLFVWAALLLTGHQIYLHLRSYTVPSEQRYIVRLLFLVPVYAFDSWLSLLLLGGHQYYVYFDSLPEPLLPVPGGRERHHGRDPGKARRVQLPLWHLLPAWPVLLHRLPALLQAGHPAVLRGEASHGPDHHHPAGLRIRSGYLYITLVYNVSVSLALYALFLFYFATRELLRPFEPVLKFLTIKAIIFLSFWQGLLLAVLERCGAIPEARAIDRSRVGAGTLATGYQNFIICIEMLFAAVALRYAFSCQAYAEKRRNLPAPAAPMQSISSGLRETMSPRDIVQDAVHNFSPAYQHYTQQATHEAPAPSQCGHPSPSAHPGVAGGSGRGRSRNVEKSLLIPPEEL, translated from the exons ATGGGCGTTACAGGGACCAGAAGGCAGAGGCCAAGGCCAAGGCCAGGACACTGGGAG CTGCTTCCTGCTGCACCTTTGTCCTCCACTGCCCCGCTTGGGGTGCACCCTCCCTCACCCCTGCAGATGAGTAATGCCTCGGGGCTCCCTGCCGCAGCTGGGGCGCCCCTGGTGTCAGCCCTGCCCACCAGCCGGCAGATGGACGGCGCGTGGAACAGCTCCCAGGCCGCCCCCACGCTCTTCCTCACCTCGGCGCTGGCCCGCAGCCTCTCGGGCCTCTTCGTGTGGGCTGCGCTGCTGCTCACCGGCCACCAG ATCTACCTGCACCTGCGCTCCTACACGGTGCCCAGCGAGCAGCGCTACATCGTCCGGCTGCTCTTCCTGGTTCCCGTCTACGCCTTCGACTCCTGGCTCAGCCTCCTCCTCCTGGGGGGCCACCAGTACTACGTCTACTTCGACTCG CTTCCTGAGCCTCTGCTTCCAGTACCTGGGGGGCGAGAGCGCCATCATGGCCGAGATCCGGGGAAAGCCCGTCGA GTCCAGCTGCCTCTATGGCACCTGCTGCCTGCGTGGCCTGTCCTACTCCATCGGCTTCCTGCGCTTCTGCAAGCGG GCCACCCTGCAGTTCTGCGTGGTGAAGCCAGCCATGGCCCTGACCACCATCATCCTGCAGGCCTTCG CATCCGGAGCGGCTACCTGTACATCACCCTCGTCTACAACGTCTCTGTCAGCCTGGCCCTCTACGCCCTGTTCCTTTTCTACTTCGCCACCAGGGAGCTCCTGCGGCCCTTCGAGCCTGTGCTCAAGTTCCTCACCATCAAGGCCATcatcttcctctccttctggcaGG GACTGCTGCTGGCCGTCCTGGAGCGGTGTGGGGCCATCCCCGAGGCCCGGGCCATCGACAGGAGCAGGGTGGGCGCCGGGACACTGGCCACCGGCTACCAGAACTTCATCATCTGCATCGAGATGTTGTTCGCGGCTGTGGCGCTGCGCTACGCCTTCTCCTGCCAGGCGTACGCGGAGAAGAGACGGAACTTGCCAG CCCCCGCGGCCCCCATGCAGAGCATCTCCAGTGGCCTCAGGGAGACCATGAGCCCGCGGGACATCGTGCAGGACGCCGTCCACAACTTCTCGCCCGCCTACCAGCACTACACACAGCAGGCCACGCACGAGGCCCCCGCGCCCAGCCAGTGCGGGCACCCCTCACCCAGCGCCCACCCTGGGGTGGCCGGTGGCTCCGGCAGGGGCAGGAGCCGCAACGTGGAGAAGAGTCTGCTGATCCCCCCAGAGGAGCTGTAG
- the TMEM184A gene encoding transmembrane protein 184A isoform X2 — MGVTGTRRQRPRPRPGHWELLPAAPLSSTAPLGVHPPSPLQMSNASGLPAAAGAPLVSALPTSRQMDGAWNSSQAAPTLFLTSALARSLSGLFVWAALLLTGHQIYLHLRSYTVPSEQRYIVRLLFLVPVYAFDSWLSLLLLGGHQYYVYFDSLPEPLLPVPGGRERHHGRDPGKARRVQLPLWHLLPAWPVLLHRLPALLQAGHPAVLRGEASHGPDHHHPAGLRQVQRRGFQGAPAALRACAQVPHHQGHHLPLLLAGTAAGRPGAVWGHPRGPGHRQEQGGRRDTGHRLPELHHLHRDVVRGCGAALRLLLPGVRGEETELASPRGPHAEHLQWPQGDHEPAGHRAGRRPQLLARLPALHTAGHARGPRAQPVRAPLTQRPPWGGRWLRQGQEPQRGEESADPPRGAVVASAGVPEPLTSGKGRDPLTLLPKVKPFPRPSPGAGDPQPTPPRPRAHAPALPAPWAPRVA, encoded by the exons ATGGGCGTTACAGGGACCAGAAGGCAGAGGCCAAGGCCAAGGCCAGGACACTGGGAG CTGCTTCCTGCTGCACCTTTGTCCTCCACTGCCCCGCTTGGGGTGCACCCTCCCTCACCCCTGCAGATGAGTAATGCCTCGGGGCTCCCTGCCGCAGCTGGGGCGCCCCTGGTGTCAGCCCTGCCCACCAGCCGGCAGATGGACGGCGCGTGGAACAGCTCCCAGGCCGCCCCCACGCTCTTCCTCACCTCGGCGCTGGCCCGCAGCCTCTCGGGCCTCTTCGTGTGGGCTGCGCTGCTGCTCACCGGCCACCAG ATCTACCTGCACCTGCGCTCCTACACGGTGCCCAGCGAGCAGCGCTACATCGTCCGGCTGCTCTTCCTGGTTCCCGTCTACGCCTTCGACTCCTGGCTCAGCCTCCTCCTCCTGGGGGGCCACCAGTACTACGTCTACTTCGACTCG CTTCCTGAGCCTCTGCTTCCAGTACCTGGGGGGCGAGAGCGCCATCATGGCCGAGATCCGGGGAAAGCCCGTCGA GTCCAGCTGCCTCTATGGCACCTGCTGCCTGCGTGGCCTGTCCTACTCCATCGGCTTCCTGCGCTTCTGCAAGCGG GCCACCCTGCAGTTCTGCGTGGTGAAGCCAGCCATGGCCCTGACCACCATCATCCTGCAGGCCTTCGGCAAGTACAACGACGGGGATTTCAA GGAGCTCCTGCGGCCCTTCGAGCCTGTGCTCAAGTTCCTCACCATCAAGGCCATcatcttcctctccttctggcaGG GACTGCTGCTGGCCGTCCTGGAGCGGTGTGGGGCCATCCCCGAGGCCCGGGCCATCGACAGGAGCAGGGTGGGCGCCGGGACACTGGCCACCGGCTACCAGAACTTCATCATCTGCATCGAGATGTTGTTCGCGGCTGTGGCGCTGCGCTACGCCTTCTCCTGCCAGGCGTACGCGGAGAAGAGACGGAACTTGCCAG CCCCCGCGGCCCCCATGCAGAGCATCTCCAGTGGCCTCAGGGAGACCATGAGCCCGCGGGACATCGTGCAGGACGCCGTCCACAACTTCTCGCCCGCCTACCAGCACTACACACAGCAGGCCACGCACGAGGCCCCCGCGCCCAGCCAGTGCGGGCACCCCTCACCCAGCGCCCACCCTGGGGTGGCCGGTGGCTCCGGCAGGGGCAGGAGCCGCAACGTGGAGAAGAGTCTGCTGATCCCCCCAGAGGAGCTGTAGTGGCCTCTGCAGGGGTCCCCGAGCCCCTGACCTCTGGGAAAGGAAGGGACCCCCTCACCCTCTTGCCGAAGGTCAAGCCTTTCCCAAGACCCTCTCCTGGGGCCGGGGACCCACAGCCAACCCCACCCCGGCCTCGAGCCCACGCCCCTGCCCTCCCAGCCCCGTGGGCTCCCCGGGTGGCCTGA
- the TMEM184A gene encoding transmembrane protein 184A isoform X11: MGVTGTRRQRPRPRPGHWELLPAAPLSSTAPLGVHPPSPLQMSNASGLPAAAGAPLVSALPTSRQMDGAWNSSQAAPTLFLTSALARSLSGLFVWAALLLTGHQIYLHLRSYTVPSEQRYIVRLLFLVPVYAFDSWLSLLLLGGHQYYVYFDSVRDCYEAFVIYSFLSLCFQYLGGESAIMAEIRGKPVESSCLYGTCCLRGLSYSIGFLRFCKRATLQFCVVKPAMALTTIILQAFASGAATCTSPSSTTSLSAWPSTPCSFSTSPPGSSCGPSSLCSSSSPSRPSSSSPSGRDCCWPSWSGVGPSPRPGPSTGAGWAPGHWPPATRTSSSASRCCSRLWRCATPSPARRTRRRDGTCQPPRPPCRASPVASGRP; this comes from the exons ATGGGCGTTACAGGGACCAGAAGGCAGAGGCCAAGGCCAAGGCCAGGACACTGGGAG CTGCTTCCTGCTGCACCTTTGTCCTCCACTGCCCCGCTTGGGGTGCACCCTCCCTCACCCCTGCAGATGAGTAATGCCTCGGGGCTCCCTGCCGCAGCTGGGGCGCCCCTGGTGTCAGCCCTGCCCACCAGCCGGCAGATGGACGGCGCGTGGAACAGCTCCCAGGCCGCCCCCACGCTCTTCCTCACCTCGGCGCTGGCCCGCAGCCTCTCGGGCCTCTTCGTGTGGGCTGCGCTGCTGCTCACCGGCCACCAG ATCTACCTGCACCTGCGCTCCTACACGGTGCCCAGCGAGCAGCGCTACATCGTCCGGCTGCTCTTCCTGGTTCCCGTCTACGCCTTCGACTCCTGGCTCAGCCTCCTCCTCCTGGGGGGCCACCAGTACTACGTCTACTTCGACTCGGTGCGGGACTGCTACGAGG CCTTTGTCATTTACAGCTTCCTGAGCCTCTGCTTCCAGTACCTGGGGGGCGAGAGCGCCATCATGGCCGAGATCCGGGGAAAGCCCGTCGA GTCCAGCTGCCTCTATGGCACCTGCTGCCTGCGTGGCCTGTCCTACTCCATCGGCTTCCTGCGCTTCTGCAAGCGG GCCACCCTGCAGTTCTGCGTGGTGAAGCCAGCCATGGCCCTGACCACCATCATCCTGCAGGCCTTCG CATCCGGAGCGGCTACCTGTACATCACCCTCGTCTACAACGTCTCTGTCAGCCTGGCCCTCTACGCCCTGTTCCTTTTCTACTTCGCCACCAGGGAGCTCCTGCGGCCCTTCGAGCCTGTGCTCAAGTTCCTCACCATCAAGGCCATcatcttcctctccttctggcaGG GACTGCTGCTGGCCGTCCTGGAGCGGTGTGGGGCCATCCCCGAGGCCCGGGCCATCGACAGGAGCAGGGTGGGCGCCGGGACACTGGCCACCGGCTACCAGAACTTCATCATCTGCATCGAGATGTTGTTCGCGGCTGTGGCGCTGCGCTACGCCTTCTCCTGCCAGGCGTACGCGGAGAAGAGACGGAACTTGCCAG CCCCCGCGGCCCCCATGCAGAGCATCTCCAGTGGCCTCAGGGAGACCATGA
- the TMEM184A gene encoding transmembrane protein 184A isoform X7 produces MGVTGTRRQRPRPRPGHWELLPAAPLSSTAPLGVHPPSPLQMSNASGLPAAAGAPLVSALPTSRQMDGAWNSSQAAPTLFLTSALARSLSGLFVWAALLLTGHQIYLHLRSYTVPSEQRYIVRLLFLVPVYAFDSWLSLLLLGGHQYYVYFDSVRDCYEAFVIYSFLSLCFQYLGGESAIMAEIRGKPVESSCLYGTCCLRGLSYSIGFLRFCKRATLQFCVVKPAMALTTIILQAFGKYNDGDFNIRSGYLYITLVYNVSVSLALYALFLFYFATRELLRPFEPVLKFLTIKAIIFLSFWQGLLLAVLERCGAIPEARAIDRSRVGAGTLATGYQNFIICIEMLFAAVALRYAFSCQAYAEKRRNLPAPAAPMQSISSGLRETMSPRDIVQDAVHNFSPAYQHYTQQATHEAPAPSQCGHPSPSAHPGVAGGSGRGRSRNVEKSLLIPPEEL; encoded by the exons ATGGGCGTTACAGGGACCAGAAGGCAGAGGCCAAGGCCAAGGCCAGGACACTGGGAG CTGCTTCCTGCTGCACCTTTGTCCTCCACTGCCCCGCTTGGGGTGCACCCTCCCTCACCCCTGCAGATGAGTAATGCCTCGGGGCTCCCTGCCGCAGCTGGGGCGCCCCTGGTGTCAGCCCTGCCCACCAGCCGGCAGATGGACGGCGCGTGGAACAGCTCCCAGGCCGCCCCCACGCTCTTCCTCACCTCGGCGCTGGCCCGCAGCCTCTCGGGCCTCTTCGTGTGGGCTGCGCTGCTGCTCACCGGCCACCAG ATCTACCTGCACCTGCGCTCCTACACGGTGCCCAGCGAGCAGCGCTACATCGTCCGGCTGCTCTTCCTGGTTCCCGTCTACGCCTTCGACTCCTGGCTCAGCCTCCTCCTCCTGGGGGGCCACCAGTACTACGTCTACTTCGACTCGGTGCGGGACTGCTACGAGG CCTTTGTCATTTACAGCTTCCTGAGCCTCTGCTTCCAGTACCTGGGGGGCGAGAGCGCCATCATGGCCGAGATCCGGGGAAAGCCCGTCGA GTCCAGCTGCCTCTATGGCACCTGCTGCCTGCGTGGCCTGTCCTACTCCATCGGCTTCCTGCGCTTCTGCAAGCGG GCCACCCTGCAGTTCTGCGTGGTGAAGCCAGCCATGGCCCTGACCACCATCATCCTGCAGGCCTTCGGCAAGTACAACGACGGGGATTTCAA CATCCGGAGCGGCTACCTGTACATCACCCTCGTCTACAACGTCTCTGTCAGCCTGGCCCTCTACGCCCTGTTCCTTTTCTACTTCGCCACCAGGGAGCTCCTGCGGCCCTTCGAGCCTGTGCTCAAGTTCCTCACCATCAAGGCCATcatcttcctctccttctggcaGG GACTGCTGCTGGCCGTCCTGGAGCGGTGTGGGGCCATCCCCGAGGCCCGGGCCATCGACAGGAGCAGGGTGGGCGCCGGGACACTGGCCACCGGCTACCAGAACTTCATCATCTGCATCGAGATGTTGTTCGCGGCTGTGGCGCTGCGCTACGCCTTCTCCTGCCAGGCGTACGCGGAGAAGAGACGGAACTTGCCAG CCCCCGCGGCCCCCATGCAGAGCATCTCCAGTGGCCTCAGGGAGACCATGAGCCCGCGGGACATCGTGCAGGACGCCGTCCACAACTTCTCGCCCGCCTACCAGCACTACACACAGCAGGCCACGCACGAGGCCCCCGCGCCCAGCCAGTGCGGGCACCCCTCACCCAGCGCCCACCCTGGGGTGGCCGGTGGCTCCGGCAGGGGCAGGAGCCGCAACGTGGAGAAGAGTCTGCTGATCCCCCCAGAGGAGCTGTAG
- the TMEM184A gene encoding transmembrane protein 184A isoform X1, with protein MGVTGTRRQRPRPRPGHWELLPAAPLSSTAPLGVHPPSPLQMSNASGLPAAAGAPLVSALPTSRQMDGAWNSSQAAPTLFLTSALARSLSGLFVWAALLLTGHQIYLHLRSYTVPSEQRYIVRLLFLVPVYAFDSWLSLLLLGGHQYYVYFDSLPEPLLPVPGGRERHHGRDPGKARRVQLPLWHLLPAWPVLLHRLPALLQAGHPAVLRGEASHGPDHHHPAGLRQVQRRGFQHPERLPVHHPRLQRLCQPGPLRPVPFLLRHQGAPAALRACAQVPHHQGHHLPLLLAGTAAGRPGAVWGHPRGPGHRQEQGGRRDTGHRLPELHHLHRDVVRGCGAALRLLLPGVRGEETELASPRGPHAEHLQWPQGDHEPAGHRAGRRPQLLARLPALHTAGHARGPRAQPVRAPLTQRPPWGGRWLRQGQEPQRGEESADPPRGAVVASAGVPEPLTSGKGRDPLTLLPKVKPFPRPSPGAGDPQPTPPRPRAHAPALPAPWAPRVA; from the exons ATGGGCGTTACAGGGACCAGAAGGCAGAGGCCAAGGCCAAGGCCAGGACACTGGGAG CTGCTTCCTGCTGCACCTTTGTCCTCCACTGCCCCGCTTGGGGTGCACCCTCCCTCACCCCTGCAGATGAGTAATGCCTCGGGGCTCCCTGCCGCAGCTGGGGCGCCCCTGGTGTCAGCCCTGCCCACCAGCCGGCAGATGGACGGCGCGTGGAACAGCTCCCAGGCCGCCCCCACGCTCTTCCTCACCTCGGCGCTGGCCCGCAGCCTCTCGGGCCTCTTCGTGTGGGCTGCGCTGCTGCTCACCGGCCACCAG ATCTACCTGCACCTGCGCTCCTACACGGTGCCCAGCGAGCAGCGCTACATCGTCCGGCTGCTCTTCCTGGTTCCCGTCTACGCCTTCGACTCCTGGCTCAGCCTCCTCCTCCTGGGGGGCCACCAGTACTACGTCTACTTCGACTCG CTTCCTGAGCCTCTGCTTCCAGTACCTGGGGGGCGAGAGCGCCATCATGGCCGAGATCCGGGGAAAGCCCGTCGA GTCCAGCTGCCTCTATGGCACCTGCTGCCTGCGTGGCCTGTCCTACTCCATCGGCTTCCTGCGCTTCTGCAAGCGG GCCACCCTGCAGTTCTGCGTGGTGAAGCCAGCCATGGCCCTGACCACCATCATCCTGCAGGCCTTCGGCAAGTACAACGACGGGGATTTCAA CATCCGGAGCGGCTACCTGTACATCACCCTCGTCTACAACGTCTCTGTCAGCCTGGCCCTCTACGCCCTGTTCCTTTTCTACTTCGCCACCAGGGAGCTCCTGCGGCCCTTCGAGCCTGTGCTCAAGTTCCTCACCATCAAGGCCATcatcttcctctccttctggcaGG GACTGCTGCTGGCCGTCCTGGAGCGGTGTGGGGCCATCCCCGAGGCCCGGGCCATCGACAGGAGCAGGGTGGGCGCCGGGACACTGGCCACCGGCTACCAGAACTTCATCATCTGCATCGAGATGTTGTTCGCGGCTGTGGCGCTGCGCTACGCCTTCTCCTGCCAGGCGTACGCGGAGAAGAGACGGAACTTGCCAG CCCCCGCGGCCCCCATGCAGAGCATCTCCAGTGGCCTCAGGGAGACCATGAGCCCGCGGGACATCGTGCAGGACGCCGTCCACAACTTCTCGCCCGCCTACCAGCACTACACACAGCAGGCCACGCACGAGGCCCCCGCGCCCAGCCAGTGCGGGCACCCCTCACCCAGCGCCCACCCTGGGGTGGCCGGTGGCTCCGGCAGGGGCAGGAGCCGCAACGTGGAGAAGAGTCTGCTGATCCCCCCAGAGGAGCTGTAGTGGCCTCTGCAGGGGTCCCCGAGCCCCTGACCTCTGGGAAAGGAAGGGACCCCCTCACCCTCTTGCCGAAGGTCAAGCCTTTCCCAAGACCCTCTCCTGGGGCCGGGGACCCACAGCCAACCCCACCCCGGCCTCGAGCCCACGCCCCTGCCCTCCCAGCCCCGTGGGCTCCCCGGGTGGCCTGA
- the TMEM184A gene encoding transmembrane protein 184A isoform X5, with translation MSNASGLPAAAGAPLVSALPTSRQMDGAWNSSQAAPTLFLTSALARSLSGLFVWAALLLTGHQIYLHLRSYTVPSEQRYIVRLLFLVPVYAFDSWLSLLLLGGHQYYVYFDSLPEPLLPVPGGRERHHGRDPGKARRVQLPLWHLLPAWPVLLHRLPALLQAGHPAVLRGEASHGPDHHHPAGLRQVQRRGFQHPERLPVHHPRLQRLCQPGPLRPVPFLLRHQGAPAALRACAQVPHHQGHHLPLLLAGTAAGRPGAVWGHPRGPGHRQEQGGRRDTGHRLPELHHLHRDVVRGCGAALRLLLPGVRGEETELASPRGPHAEHLQWPQGDHEPAGHRAGRRPQLLARLPALHTAGHARGPRAQPVRAPLTQRPPWGGRWLRQGQEPQRGEESADPPRGAVVASAGVPEPLTSGKGRDPLTLLPKVKPFPRPSPGAGDPQPTPPRPRAHAPALPAPWAPRVA, from the exons ATGAGTAATGCCTCGGGGCTCCCTGCCGCAGCTGGGGCGCCCCTGGTGTCAGCCCTGCCCACCAGCCGGCAGATGGACGGCGCGTGGAACAGCTCCCAGGCCGCCCCCACGCTCTTCCTCACCTCGGCGCTGGCCCGCAGCCTCTCGGGCCTCTTCGTGTGGGCTGCGCTGCTGCTCACCGGCCACCAG ATCTACCTGCACCTGCGCTCCTACACGGTGCCCAGCGAGCAGCGCTACATCGTCCGGCTGCTCTTCCTGGTTCCCGTCTACGCCTTCGACTCCTGGCTCAGCCTCCTCCTCCTGGGGGGCCACCAGTACTACGTCTACTTCGACTCG CTTCCTGAGCCTCTGCTTCCAGTACCTGGGGGGCGAGAGCGCCATCATGGCCGAGATCCGGGGAAAGCCCGTCGA GTCCAGCTGCCTCTATGGCACCTGCTGCCTGCGTGGCCTGTCCTACTCCATCGGCTTCCTGCGCTTCTGCAAGCGG GCCACCCTGCAGTTCTGCGTGGTGAAGCCAGCCATGGCCCTGACCACCATCATCCTGCAGGCCTTCGGCAAGTACAACGACGGGGATTTCAA CATCCGGAGCGGCTACCTGTACATCACCCTCGTCTACAACGTCTCTGTCAGCCTGGCCCTCTACGCCCTGTTCCTTTTCTACTTCGCCACCAGGGAGCTCCTGCGGCCCTTCGAGCCTGTGCTCAAGTTCCTCACCATCAAGGCCATcatcttcctctccttctggcaGG GACTGCTGCTGGCCGTCCTGGAGCGGTGTGGGGCCATCCCCGAGGCCCGGGCCATCGACAGGAGCAGGGTGGGCGCCGGGACACTGGCCACCGGCTACCAGAACTTCATCATCTGCATCGAGATGTTGTTCGCGGCTGTGGCGCTGCGCTACGCCTTCTCCTGCCAGGCGTACGCGGAGAAGAGACGGAACTTGCCAG CCCCCGCGGCCCCCATGCAGAGCATCTCCAGTGGCCTCAGGGAGACCATGAGCCCGCGGGACATCGTGCAGGACGCCGTCCACAACTTCTCGCCCGCCTACCAGCACTACACACAGCAGGCCACGCACGAGGCCCCCGCGCCCAGCCAGTGCGGGCACCCCTCACCCAGCGCCCACCCTGGGGTGGCCGGTGGCTCCGGCAGGGGCAGGAGCCGCAACGTGGAGAAGAGTCTGCTGATCCCCCCAGAGGAGCTGTAGTGGCCTCTGCAGGGGTCCCCGAGCCCCTGACCTCTGGGAAAGGAAGGGACCCCCTCACCCTCTTGCCGAAGGTCAAGCCTTTCCCAAGACCCTCTCCTGGGGCCGGGGACCCACAGCCAACCCCACCCCGGCCTCGAGCCCACGCCCCTGCCCTCCCAGCCCCGTGGGCTCCCCGGGTGGCCTGA
- the TMEM184A gene encoding transmembrane protein 184A isoform X3 translates to MPRGSLPQLGRPWCQPCPPAGRWTARGTAPRPPPRSSSPRRWPAASRASSCGLRCCSPATRSTCTCAPTRCPASSATSSGCSSWFPSTPSTPGSASSSWGATSTTSTSTRCGTATRLPEPLLPVPGGRERHHGRDPGKARRVQLPLWHLLPAWPVLLHRLPALLQAGHPAVLRGEASHGPDHHHPAGLRQVQRRGFQHPERLPVHHPRLQRLCQPGPLRPVPFLLRHQGAPAALRACAQVPHHQGHHLPLLLAGTAAGRPGAVWGHPRGPGHRQEQGGRRDTGHRLPELHHLHRDVVRGCGAALRLLLPGVRGEETELASPRGPHAEHLQWPQGDHEPAGHRAGRRPQLLARLPALHTAGHARGPRAQPVRAPLTQRPPWGGRWLRQGQEPQRGEESADPPRGAVVASAGVPEPLTSGKGRDPLTLLPKVKPFPRPSPGAGDPQPTPPRPRAHAPALPAPWAPRVA, encoded by the exons ATGCCTCGGGGCTCCCTGCCGCAGCTGGGGCGCCCCTGGTGTCAGCCCTGCCCACCAGCCGGCAGATGGACGGCGCGTGGAACAGCTCCCAGGCCGCCCCCACGCTCTTCCTCACCTCGGCGCTGGCCCGCAGCCTCTCGGGCCTCTTCGTGTGGGCTGCGCTGCTGCTCACCGGCCACCAG ATCTACCTGCACCTGCGCTCCTACACGGTGCCCAGCGAGCAGCGCTACATCGTCCGGCTGCTCTTCCTGGTTCCCGTCTACGCCTTCGACTCCTGGCTCAGCCTCCTCCTCCTGGGGGGCCACCAGTACTACGTCTACTTCGACTCGGTGCGGGACTGCTACGAGG CTTCCTGAGCCTCTGCTTCCAGTACCTGGGGGGCGAGAGCGCCATCATGGCCGAGATCCGGGGAAAGCCCGTCGA GTCCAGCTGCCTCTATGGCACCTGCTGCCTGCGTGGCCTGTCCTACTCCATCGGCTTCCTGCGCTTCTGCAAGCGG GCCACCCTGCAGTTCTGCGTGGTGAAGCCAGCCATGGCCCTGACCACCATCATCCTGCAGGCCTTCGGCAAGTACAACGACGGGGATTTCAA CATCCGGAGCGGCTACCTGTACATCACCCTCGTCTACAACGTCTCTGTCAGCCTGGCCCTCTACGCCCTGTTCCTTTTCTACTTCGCCACCAGGGAGCTCCTGCGGCCCTTCGAGCCTGTGCTCAAGTTCCTCACCATCAAGGCCATcatcttcctctccttctggcaGG GACTGCTGCTGGCCGTCCTGGAGCGGTGTGGGGCCATCCCCGAGGCCCGGGCCATCGACAGGAGCAGGGTGGGCGCCGGGACACTGGCCACCGGCTACCAGAACTTCATCATCTGCATCGAGATGTTGTTCGCGGCTGTGGCGCTGCGCTACGCCTTCTCCTGCCAGGCGTACGCGGAGAAGAGACGGAACTTGCCAG CCCCCGCGGCCCCCATGCAGAGCATCTCCAGTGGCCTCAGGGAGACCATGAGCCCGCGGGACATCGTGCAGGACGCCGTCCACAACTTCTCGCCCGCCTACCAGCACTACACACAGCAGGCCACGCACGAGGCCCCCGCGCCCAGCCAGTGCGGGCACCCCTCACCCAGCGCCCACCCTGGGGTGGCCGGTGGCTCCGGCAGGGGCAGGAGCCGCAACGTGGAGAAGAGTCTGCTGATCCCCCCAGAGGAGCTGTAGTGGCCTCTGCAGGGGTCCCCGAGCCCCTGACCTCTGGGAAAGGAAGGGACCCCCTCACCCTCTTGCCGAAGGTCAAGCCTTTCCCAAGACCCTCTCCTGGGGCCGGGGACCCACAGCCAACCCCACCCCGGCCTCGAGCCCACGCCCCTGCCCTCCCAGCCCCGTGGGCTCCCCGGGTGGCCTGA